The window AGAGCCTCTACAACCCGGTGTGGACCGAATACACCACCAAGCACGCGCTGGCGCTGAAAACGATGGTGGACGAGCATGGCGTGCAGGTGAAGATGTTCCCCGAGGACGTCATCGCCGCCATGGGCGCCGCCGCCAAGGAGGTGCTCGCCGAGCTGCAGGAAGACGAGGACGAACTGGTCCGCCGCATCACCGAAAGCTTCATCGCCTACCGCGACAGCGTCGGCGGCTACATGACCTATGCCGACAACGGCCAGATGAACGCCCGCGCCTCGGTGATGGGCTACTGATCTGAACAACACCTGCCGGCGCCCGGGAAGACCGGGCGCCGGCTTTTTGATGGGGAGAGAGCAGCATGTTACGGGTTGCCGATGCGCTGGACGGGATCAACCGCGGGCTGGCGCATGTGATACGCTGGCTGGCACTGATCATGGTGCTGGCACAATTTGCAATTGTGGTCGGGCGCTATGTGTTCGGGGTGAATTCCATCGCCGCGCAGGAAAGTGTTCTGTACATGCACGCCACCCTGTTCATGCTGGCCGCCGGCTACACGCTGCTGGTGGACAAGCATGTGCGCGTGGATGTCTTCTTTGCCAGTCTCAGCCCGCGGAGCCAGCGCCGCATCGACATCTTCGGCCACCTGGTGCTGCTGCTGCCCGCGATGGCCGCCC of the Leisingera thetidis genome contains:
- a CDS encoding TRAP transporter small permease subunit, whose product is MLRVADALDGINRGLAHVIRWLALIMVLAQFAIVVGRYVFGVNSIAAQESVLYMHATLFMLAAGYTLLVDKHVRVDVFFASLSPRSQRRIDIFGHLVLLLPAMAALLYWSWPSVRNSWAIFEGPIAVGGLEAVFLLKSLIPAFCVLVMLQSVSLLIRLFSERAPQ